Proteins from a single region of Streptomyces vinaceus:
- a CDS encoding WxL protein peptidoglycan domain-containing protein, protein MRRPRPRPAPYGPLLTLLLLVAGLLLVPAAQATAADNGTWGVFPTPPAGAAMTDRAYFFHQGAAGTTVSDSVTVLNSSDRELTFQIFATDAVNTPAGGAFALLPVDRKPKDVGAWIALAPETATTVTVPPKGRKDIPFTVKVPQDATPGDHVGGIVALNTAVEGIQQEGKVQVGVKRQVGSRLYFRVPGPVTPGLSVEDVRVSRSAPLLPWIQNARATVSYALVNRGNVVVEPKVAVSAQGLFGRTVLDRPARELKLVLLPGQRIELTEPWPDAPQSDWVTVRISAGATAHPDLASASEAEFVAVPWPALGALLALAGAALTFLVLRRRRRSSAEAAEPAPDLAATR, encoded by the coding sequence ATGCGCCGCCCCCGCCCCCGCCCCGCACCGTACGGTCCGCTCCTCACCCTGTTGCTGCTGGTCGCGGGCCTGCTCCTGGTGCCGGCCGCGCAGGCGACAGCCGCGGACAACGGCACCTGGGGGGTGTTCCCGACGCCCCCGGCCGGCGCGGCGATGACCGACCGGGCCTACTTCTTCCACCAGGGCGCGGCCGGGACCACGGTGAGCGACAGCGTGACCGTCCTGAACTCCTCCGACCGGGAGCTGACCTTCCAGATCTTCGCCACCGACGCCGTGAACACCCCGGCCGGCGGCGCCTTCGCCCTGCTGCCGGTGGACCGGAAGCCCAAGGACGTGGGCGCGTGGATCGCGCTGGCGCCCGAGACGGCGACCACGGTGACCGTGCCGCCCAAGGGCCGCAAGGACATCCCGTTCACGGTGAAGGTTCCCCAGGACGCGACGCCCGGCGACCACGTCGGCGGGATCGTCGCCCTCAACACCGCCGTGGAGGGCATCCAGCAGGAGGGCAAGGTCCAGGTCGGGGTGAAACGGCAGGTCGGCTCGCGTCTGTACTTCCGGGTGCCGGGGCCGGTGACTCCGGGACTGAGCGTGGAGGACGTGAGGGTCAGCCGGTCGGCGCCGCTGCTGCCGTGGATCCAGAACGCCCGCGCCACCGTCTCGTACGCGCTGGTGAACCGCGGCAACGTGGTCGTCGAGCCCAAGGTGGCGGTGTCCGCCCAGGGGCTGTTCGGCCGTACGGTGCTGGACCGGCCGGCCCGCGAGCTGAAGCTGGTGCTGCTGCCCGGCCAGCGGATCGAGCTGACCGAACCCTGGCCGGACGCACCGCAGTCGGACTGGGTGACCGTGCGGATCTCGGCCGGGGCGACGGCCCATCCGGACCTCGCCTCGGCGTCGGAGGCGGAGTTCGTCGCCGTGCCGTGGCCCGCCCTCGGCGCGCTGCTGGCGCTGGCGGGCGCCGCCCTCACCTTCCTGGTCCTGCGGCGCCGCCGCCGCTCCTCCGCGGAAGCGGCCGAGCCCGCACCGGACTTGGCCGCCACGCGCTGA
- a CDS encoding S8 family peptidase codes for MTAFTALLPAAALLAAATALPPHPAPAYAADTTTSAPAANATAPYVVVLKDTTSRAPTHALAAEAAGSGDEVGEVYDTVLSGFAVRTTAARAKALAADPRVASVEPDAEFRIDDAQSPAPWSLDRIDQSALPLDGSYGYSTTARGVTAYVVDTGIYTSHQEFGGRARVGYNGVFMETSSDCNGHGTHVAGTLGGATYGVAKGVSLVGVKVANCKGSASLTSILGGLEWMVKDAAKAPGTPAVANMSMGGTRSYALDAAVARAVAAGITFTVAAGNSAANACTGSPAAAPSALTIGAADAADRWAPFSSYGSCVDLVAPGVSVTSAWKGSATTLARASGTSMAAPHAAGVAALILAEGVAAGSAAQTPAEVSAVMVRDAVRDRLTGVPAGTANLLLHHPSAGQGVSAK; via the coding sequence ATGACCGCATTCACCGCGCTGCTCCCGGCCGCCGCCCTGCTGGCGGCGGCCACCGCCCTGCCGCCGCACCCCGCGCCCGCGTACGCCGCCGACACCACGACCTCCGCCCCGGCCGCCAATGCCACCGCCCCGTACGTCGTCGTCCTCAAGGACACCACCTCCCGCGCCCCGACCCACGCCCTCGCCGCCGAGGCCGCCGGCTCCGGTGACGAGGTCGGGGAGGTCTACGACACCGTCCTCAGCGGCTTCGCCGTCCGGACCACCGCCGCCCGCGCCAAGGCCCTGGCCGCCGACCCCCGGGTGGCCTCGGTGGAGCCGGACGCCGAGTTCCGGATCGACGACGCGCAGAGCCCCGCGCCCTGGTCCCTGGACCGGATCGACCAGTCCGCGCTCCCGCTGGACGGCTCGTACGGGTACTCCACCACCGCGCGGGGCGTCACGGCGTACGTCGTGGACACCGGTATCTACACGAGCCACCAGGAGTTCGGGGGCCGGGCCCGGGTCGGCTACAACGGGGTCTTCATGGAGACCTCCAGCGACTGCAACGGCCACGGCACGCACGTCGCGGGGACCCTGGGCGGGGCGACGTACGGGGTGGCGAAGGGGGTCTCGCTCGTCGGCGTCAAGGTCGCGAACTGCAAGGGCTCGGCGTCCCTGACCTCCATCCTGGGCGGTCTGGAGTGGATGGTGAAGGACGCCGCCAAGGCCCCCGGCACCCCCGCCGTCGCCAACATGAGCATGGGCGGCACCCGCAGCTACGCCCTCGACGCGGCGGTGGCCCGGGCGGTCGCCGCCGGGATCACCTTCACCGTCGCCGCGGGCAACTCCGCCGCCAACGCCTGCACCGGCTCCCCCGCCGCAGCCCCCTCGGCCCTCACGATCGGCGCGGCCGACGCCGCCGACCGGTGGGCCCCGTTCTCCAGCTACGGCAGCTGCGTGGACCTCGTCGCGCCGGGCGTGTCCGTCACCTCGGCCTGGAAGGGCTCGGCGACCACCCTCGCCCGCGCCTCCGGGACCTCCATGGCGGCCCCGCACGCGGCGGGCGTCGCCGCGCTGATCCTGGCGGAGGGCGTCGCGGCGGGCTCGGCGGCGCAGACCCCCGCCGAGGTCTCCGCCGTGATGGTGCGGGACGCCGTACGGGACCGCCTCACGGGTGTCCCGGCCGGCACGGCCAACCTCCTGCTCCACCACCCGTCGGCCGGCCAGGGGGTGTCCGCAAAGTAG
- a CDS encoding GNAT family N-acetyltransferase — MDIRPARTVAELQAAEGLFDGPARLDWSERFLSAPGHLMLIAYVDDIPAGMVSGVEMSHPDKGTEMCLYELSVDEGYRRRGIGRALTEALADEAKARGCYGMWVGVDTDNEAALATYTSAGSRDEGVFAMRGWPLA, encoded by the coding sequence ATGGACATCCGCCCCGCCCGTACCGTCGCCGAACTACAGGCCGCGGAGGGGCTCTTCGACGGCCCCGCCCGGCTCGACTGGTCCGAGCGCTTCCTCTCCGCTCCGGGACACCTGATGCTCATCGCCTACGTGGACGACATCCCCGCCGGCATGGTCTCCGGGGTCGAGATGAGCCACCCCGACAAGGGCACGGAGATGTGCCTGTACGAGCTCTCCGTCGACGAGGGCTACCGGCGGCGCGGTATCGGCCGCGCCCTGACCGAGGCCCTCGCCGACGAGGCCAAGGCGCGCGGCTGCTACGGCATGTGGGTGGGGGTCGACACCGACAACGAGGCGGCCCTGGCCACGTACACCTCCGCCGGCTCCCGCGACGAGGGCGTCTTCGCGATGCGCGGCTGGCCCCTGGCCTAG
- a CDS encoding 4'-phosphopantetheinyl transferase family protein produces the protein MSTYVNRLGEDVPRLGEAPAGDAVAVWSLDTTLAVVGGHRIDEAPAILDAGERERAGQMRWARDRHRYFASHVGLRVLLGGYLGTAPQEVVLVREDCPCCEAPHGRPAVAGGEVQFSLSHSGDLAYLAFAAAPVGIDVEAVPSAAAVEDVLNTLHPAEIAELSALPAAERPEAMARLWSRKEAYFKGTGTGLALGLAEPYVGSGPTPSQVPGWHLTDLPAPAAYAAALAVRR, from the coding sequence GTGAGTACGTACGTGAACCGACTCGGCGAGGACGTCCCGCGGCTCGGCGAGGCCCCGGCGGGGGACGCCGTGGCGGTGTGGTCCCTGGACACCACTCTCGCCGTGGTCGGCGGCCACCGGATCGACGAGGCGCCGGCGATCCTGGACGCGGGCGAACGGGAGCGGGCCGGGCAGATGCGGTGGGCCCGGGACCGGCACCGGTACTTCGCCTCCCACGTCGGGCTGCGGGTGCTGCTCGGCGGGTACCTCGGGACGGCCCCGCAGGAGGTCGTGCTGGTCCGGGAGGACTGCCCGTGCTGCGAAGCCCCGCACGGGCGGCCGGCGGTGGCGGGCGGCGAGGTGCAGTTCTCGCTGTCGCACAGCGGAGATCTGGCGTACCTCGCGTTCGCGGCGGCGCCGGTCGGGATCGACGTGGAGGCGGTCCCGAGCGCGGCGGCGGTGGAGGACGTACTGAACACCCTGCATCCGGCCGAGATCGCGGAGCTGTCCGCGCTGCCCGCGGCGGAGCGGCCGGAGGCGATGGCCCGCCTGTGGTCGCGCAAGGAGGCCTACTTCAAGGGCACGGGCACCGGCCTGGCCCTGGGTCTGGCCGAGCCCTACGTGGGCTCGGGCCCCACCCCGTCCCAGGTCCCCGGCTGGCACCTCACGGACCTCCCGGCCCCTGCGGCGTACGCGGCGGCCCTGGCCGTGCGCAGGTAG
- a CDS encoding phospholipase, which yields MRRRPVLVLASAAAAGVLFAATPASAAVPADKPQVLSSWTQTSAASYNAWVAARGNQGKWSAYGFDWSTDYCSSSPDNPFGFPFQTACARHDFGYRNHKAAGVFSANKARLDDALYADLKRVCSAYSGVKKGSCDSTAWTYYQAVKAFGVSPQDVPVA from the coding sequence ATGCGCCGTCGTCCCGTTCTCGTCCTCGCATCGGCGGCCGCCGCCGGTGTGCTCTTCGCCGCCACCCCCGCATCGGCGGCGGTCCCGGCCGACAAGCCGCAGGTCCTGAGCAGTTGGACGCAGACGAGCGCCGCCAGCTACAACGCCTGGGTCGCCGCGCGCGGAAACCAGGGCAAGTGGTCGGCGTACGGGTTCGACTGGTCGACCGACTACTGCTCCTCCTCGCCCGACAACCCCTTCGGGTTCCCCTTCCAGACCGCCTGCGCCCGCCACGACTTCGGTTACCGCAACCACAAGGCCGCAGGTGTGTTTTCCGCCAACAAGGCCAGGCTGGACGACGCCCTCTACGCAGACCTGAAGCGCGTCTGCTCGGCGTACTCGGGTGTGAAGAAGGGCTCTTGCGACAGCACTGCCTGGACCTACTACCAGGCAGTCAAGGCCTTCGGCGTCTCCCCGCAGGACGTGCCCGTCGCCTGA
- a CDS encoding class I SAM-dependent methyltransferase → MADGSVERARSFGSAAGRYGEFRPPYPEELFDVLEEASGVVLAGARVADVGAGTGIATRALYDRGATVVGVEPGAGMAAEFRRRHPRVPLVRGDGDRLPFASGSLDLLTYAQSWHWTDPARSGPEALRVLRPGGALAVWSNDPDVGVEWIADQQDRIEERFGPGWYINEHPRSQGGLEFTTRLLRWSRRIGVDAHLAKLATHSLFLVGRPGTDEFLARERERLLRLFPGGTVAEHYVVDLRVARAGQP, encoded by the coding sequence ATGGCGGACGGATCGGTTGAGCGGGCGCGGTCGTTCGGGTCGGCGGCCGGGCGGTACGGGGAATTCCGGCCCCCCTATCCGGAGGAGCTGTTCGACGTCCTGGAGGAGGCCTCCGGGGTGGTCCTCGCCGGGGCGCGGGTCGCCGACGTGGGGGCCGGGACCGGGATCGCCACCCGGGCGCTGTACGACCGCGGGGCCACCGTGGTCGGCGTCGAGCCCGGGGCGGGCATGGCCGCCGAGTTCCGCCGGCGTCACCCGCGCGTTCCGCTCGTACGAGGGGACGGGGACCGGCTGCCGTTCGCGTCCGGGTCCCTCGACCTCCTGACGTACGCCCAGTCCTGGCACTGGACCGATCCGGCACGGTCCGGGCCGGAGGCGCTGCGCGTACTGCGGCCCGGCGGGGCACTGGCCGTCTGGTCCAACGATCCGGACGTCGGTGTCGAGTGGATCGCCGACCAGCAGGATCGGATCGAGGAGCGATTCGGTCCCGGTTGGTACATCAACGAACATCCCCGGTCACAGGGCGGCTTGGAGTTCACCACCCGGCTGTTGCGGTGGTCCCGCCGGATCGGCGTCGATGCCCACCTCGCCAAACTGGCGACCCACTCCCTCTTCCTGGTCGGCCGGCCCGGGACCGACGAGTTCCTCGCCCGGGAGCGGGAGCGTCTGCTCCGGCTCTTCCCCGGGGGGACGGTCGCGGAGCATTACGTGGTCGACCTGCGCGTGGCACGGGCGGGTCAGCCGTAG
- a CDS encoding GTPase domain-containing protein, which yields MDVRPQLLDALSALRDRVASVRLPLPLPGAPRARQTRAELLAQLDDYLVPRLKAPEAPLLAVVGGSTGAGKSTLVNSLVGRQVSEAGVLRPTTRIPVLVCHPDDHHWFAGMRVLPDLMRVWAPPGEDDPLPGPHRGSSRGFGTTAATRELRIETVAGLPRGLAILDAPDIDSLVVENRTLAAQLICAADVWVMVTTASRYADAVPWHLLRTAKQYKATLGIVLDRVPHQVLAEVSRQYGALLTRAGLGDVPRFTVPELPESAGGGGLLPASAVAPLFAWLAHHAQDPAARQYAVGRTALGALDSLGRRMPELASAVAAQHAAAVRLTSAVEDAYKREGKRVRGRLDQGAVLAGDALTRWRGYPLDTSTDELLDSLAESLSALLQCAVAAADERIAQAWRREPAAGAVPLPAPDREAAERIGLAVRRWRRVLEELAEEEVARLDKQPAPDPDGVAALLVAALLGGKRARPAGEKLAERIGVQAAVRLRDRGGELVAEHLEQVLRAERDRRLAPLEALEVTPEPQAELIAALSLLQKER from the coding sequence TTGGATGTTCGGCCTCAGCTGCTCGATGCCCTGTCCGCCCTGCGCGACCGGGTCGCGTCCGTGCGTCTGCCGCTGCCCCTGCCCGGCGCCCCGCGCGCCCGTCAGACCAGAGCCGAGCTGCTCGCGCAGCTCGACGACTACCTCGTACCCCGGCTGAAGGCGCCCGAGGCGCCACTGCTCGCCGTCGTCGGCGGGTCCACCGGGGCCGGTAAGTCCACTCTCGTCAACTCCCTCGTGGGACGCCAGGTGAGTGAGGCCGGCGTCCTGCGGCCCACCACCCGCATCCCCGTACTCGTCTGCCATCCGGACGACCACCACTGGTTCGCCGGCATGCGCGTCCTCCCCGACCTGATGCGGGTCTGGGCCCCGCCCGGCGAGGACGACCCCCTCCCCGGCCCCCACCGCGGCTCCTCCCGCGGATTCGGGACCACCGCCGCCACCCGCGAACTGCGCATCGAGACCGTCGCCGGCCTCCCGCGCGGGCTTGCCATCCTCGACGCCCCCGACATCGACTCCCTCGTGGTCGAGAACCGGACGCTCGCCGCGCAGCTCATCTGTGCCGCCGACGTCTGGGTCATGGTCACCACCGCCTCGCGGTACGCCGACGCCGTCCCCTGGCACCTGCTGCGCACCGCCAAGCAGTACAAGGCCACCCTCGGCATCGTCCTCGACCGAGTCCCGCACCAGGTGCTCGCCGAGGTCTCGCGCCAGTACGGGGCCCTGCTCACCCGGGCCGGACTGGGCGACGTACCGCGCTTCACGGTGCCCGAGCTGCCCGAATCGGCCGGCGGGGGCGGGCTGCTGCCCGCCAGTGCCGTGGCCCCGCTCTTCGCGTGGCTCGCCCACCACGCGCAGGACCCCGCAGCCCGGCAGTACGCCGTCGGACGGACCGCCCTCGGCGCGCTGGACTCCCTCGGGCGGCGGATGCCGGAGCTGGCCTCCGCCGTCGCCGCCCAGCACGCCGCCGCCGTACGGCTGACCTCGGCCGTCGAGGACGCGTACAAGAGGGAGGGCAAGCGGGTCCGGGGCCGCCTCGACCAGGGCGCGGTACTGGCCGGCGACGCGCTGACCCGGTGGCGCGGCTACCCCCTCGACACGAGCACCGACGAACTGCTCGACTCGCTCGCCGAGTCGCTCTCCGCACTGCTCCAGTGCGCCGTGGCCGCCGCCGACGAGCGGATCGCCCAGGCCTGGCGGCGCGAGCCGGCCGCCGGGGCGGTGCCGCTGCCCGCGCCCGACCGGGAGGCGGCGGAACGCATCGGCCTGGCCGTACGGCGCTGGCGCCGCGTACTGGAGGAACTCGCCGAAGAAGAGGTCGCCCGGCTCGACAAGCAGCCCGCGCCCGACCCCGACGGGGTCGCGGCCCTCCTCGTCGCGGCCCTCCTCGGCGGCAAGCGGGCCCGCCCGGCGGGCGAGAAGCTCGCCGAGCGGATCGGCGTCCAGGCCGCCGTACGACTGCGCGACCGGGGCGGCGAACTCGTCGCCGAACACCTGGAACAGGTGCTGCGCGCCGAACGGGACCGCCGGCTGGCCCCGCTGGAGGCGCTCGAAGTGACGCCGGAACCGCAGGCCGAGCTGATCGCCGCGCTGTCCCTACTGCAGAAGGAGAGGTGA
- a CDS encoding GTPase produces the protein MTALTDRDRTDDRWDDGFIARSRRAGAGLRAGVGFGIGAGIDAADGEDGGDESEDGSDDALVRAVSGAGSDGGKAPSPPLSPEGQALRTRLEALRQLVGLSRTRLDGKTLAEAGRVLDEAAARRGLSPQHTVVAIAGATGSGKSTLFNSLAGVQISETGLRRPTTAAPIACSWSDGAAGLLDRLEIPGRLRRRPRETSEAEALRGMVLVDLPDLDSAVGAHREHVDRVLALVDAVVWVVDPEKYADAVLHERYLRPLAGHAEVTFVVLNQVDRLPGESADLVLDDLRRLLDDDGIALGEHDEPGATVLGLSALTGEGVGELRDLLAQFTQEKGAATRRISADVDRAAGRLRPLYVTEGHPSPEIGEAARAEFEDRLAEAVGAYAAGLAAERAWRRNAGKACGTPWLRLWRWYESRRAPRTLAGLAALAVIGGGRGAASAEAPAEEEVTARQRVEQAVRTVADAAADGLPDAWAQAVREAAVRGADQLPEALDEIAVTLGSAVTVPSARPPRPTWWPVAVLAQAAMTLLQIYGGLWLVGQIVGVLEPRLMPPVLLMVAGIVGGPLVEWACSIAARGPARRYGQDAERRLRQAAAGCGRARVLEPVAAELLRYREVREQYATVAAGGTKLSTTRE, from the coding sequence GTGACCGCCTTGACCGACCGCGACCGCACCGATGACCGCTGGGACGACGGGTTCATCGCACGTTCGCGCCGCGCGGGCGCGGGCCTGCGGGCCGGCGTCGGATTCGGAATCGGAGCCGGCATCGACGCCGCAGACGGCGAGGACGGCGGCGACGAGTCGGAGGACGGGAGCGACGACGCGCTCGTCCGCGCCGTCTCCGGCGCCGGGAGCGACGGGGGCAAGGCCCCCTCGCCGCCGCTCAGCCCCGAAGGACAGGCACTGCGCACCCGCCTCGAAGCACTGCGCCAGCTGGTCGGGCTCTCACGGACCCGCCTCGACGGCAAGACCCTCGCCGAGGCCGGCCGGGTGCTCGACGAGGCGGCCGCGCGCCGCGGGCTGTCACCGCAGCACACGGTCGTCGCGATCGCCGGAGCCACCGGAAGCGGCAAGTCCACCCTCTTCAATTCACTCGCCGGGGTGCAGATTTCCGAGACGGGGCTGCGCAGGCCAACGACCGCCGCCCCCATCGCGTGCAGCTGGTCCGACGGCGCTGCCGGGCTGCTCGACCGCCTGGAGATCCCGGGCCGGCTGCGTCGCAGGCCGCGCGAGACCTCCGAGGCCGAGGCGCTGCGCGGCATGGTCCTGGTGGACCTGCCGGACCTGGACTCCGCGGTCGGCGCCCACCGCGAGCACGTGGACCGCGTGCTCGCCCTGGTCGACGCGGTGGTGTGGGTGGTCGACCCGGAGAAGTACGCCGACGCCGTGCTGCACGAGCGGTACCTGCGGCCGCTGGCCGGGCACGCCGAGGTGACGTTCGTGGTGCTCAACCAGGTGGACCGGCTGCCCGGGGAGTCGGCCGACCTCGTCCTGGACGACCTGCGGCGCCTGCTCGACGACGACGGCATCGCCCTCGGCGAGCACGACGAGCCCGGCGCCACCGTCCTCGGCCTGTCGGCGCTCACCGGCGAGGGAGTCGGGGAACTGCGCGACCTCCTCGCCCAGTTCACCCAGGAGAAGGGCGCCGCGACCCGCCGCATCTCCGCCGATGTCGACCGGGCCGCCGGACGCCTGCGCCCGCTGTACGTGACCGAGGGCCATCCGTCGCCCGAGATCGGGGAGGCGGCGCGCGCCGAGTTCGAGGACCGGCTCGCCGAGGCGGTCGGGGCGTACGCGGCCGGGCTGGCCGCCGAGCGCGCCTGGCGGCGCAATGCCGGGAAGGCGTGCGGCACGCCGTGGCTGCGGCTGTGGCGCTGGTACGAGAGCCGGCGCGCCCCGCGCACGCTGGCCGGGCTGGCGGCCCTGGCGGTGATCGGAGGCGGCCGGGGCGCGGCGAGCGCGGAGGCGCCGGCCGAGGAAGAGGTGACGGCGCGCCAGCGCGTGGAGCAGGCCGTACGGACGGTCGCCGACGCGGCGGCCGACGGACTGCCCGACGCCTGGGCGCAAGCCGTCCGGGAGGCCGCGGTGCGCGGCGCCGATCAGCTGCCGGAGGCGCTGGACGAGATCGCGGTGACGCTCGGTTCGGCGGTCACGGTGCCGAGCGCCAGACCGCCGCGGCCGACGTGGTGGCCGGTGGCGGTGCTGGCGCAGGCGGCGATGACGCTGCTGCAGATCTACGGCGGGCTCTGGCTGGTCGGGCAGATCGTCGGGGTCCTGGAGCCGCGCCTGATGCCGCCGGTGCTGCTGATGGTGGCGGGCATCGTCGGCGGTCCCCTGGTGGAGTGGGCCTGCTCGATCGCGGCCCGGGGCCCGGCGCGGAGGTACGGGCAGGACGCGGAGCGGCGGCTGCGGCAGGCCGCGGCCGGCTGCGGGCGGGCCCGGGTCCTGGAGCCGGTGGCGG